Within the Borreliella valaisiana VS116 genome, the region AAGATCGATAAGAACACTGTAAGCATCGTCAACAATACTGCCTACACCCATAACAAAAATTGCCAAATTATATTTGGGGGCAATATCTTTTGTAAAAAAATCGTCATTTATATGCTTTAGATCAATTGGTCTTTTATCTTTGTCTAAAAAATTAGACTTTTTAATAGATTTTGAAAAACCTATATATTCCCCTTTGTCAATGTAGGACCTATATATGTTTTTCTTCTCAAGAATCACGGGAGACGAAGAAGTACTTCCATTTCTTACAATAATAAAAGCCTCACCAGGAACATTTTTTCTTAATTCTCCAAAATTTATTTCAAAATATAAAGGCAATTTTCTATCGACCCACTCTTTATTTAATCTAAAAACAGGTTTACCCGAATAAGTATTAGAGCTCAAATTTATTTTATAAAACCCTCTATTATTAAATGCACTAACATTGTCAAAAACACCCTTTAAAGCTTCAAAATCTTTTTCCACGCTTTTTCGAAAACTACTTATATGATAATTAGCGCCTTCTGGATAAAACTTATAATATATATCAAAACCCCTTAGATTTTCAGCTGCTTGATTAGAAAAATAGCCTGCCGGCAAAAAAAAGGCTAAAGAATCTCTAGAAATTCGATTATCAATCTTTTCTGGCGAAGGAAGTATTAAAACATTATCAAGACCACATCCAAAAAACTCTAGGCACAATATAAAATATAAGATAAAAAAAATTATAAAACCTCCCTCCAAAAATACAAATTAATTTTGCTTAAGTTCTAAAATTTTATTATTTGCTATATTTATATATAAATTATTTTCATAAGGAAATTTAACAATCTCTTCATACACTTTTAAAGCAAGATCTTTATCTTTTTCCTCTATCAATACTGCCTTACTCAAAAGAGCTCTCACCTTTAAAAAACCTAAACTGGTACTATTAATAAGATCCTCATAAACCAATAAAGCATCTTCTTTTAATCCCATTTTTTCATAAACTGCAGCTTTATTAATAAAAGCAATTTCGCTTTCAATACCTTTTGCCTTAATAACAATATCCAAATCTTTAATAGCCTCATCATACTGTGCTTGACTTTGCAAGTAAATAGCTCTAGCTAAATAAAACCTTGAAATAAAATAAGATGAAATTTCTTTTTCCTTTGAAATAAGTTCCTTTATCTTAAGAGATATTTTTTCTCTCTCTTTAGCATCATTTTCTTTTAAATAGTCATGTAAATCCTTTTCAAGATTTTCTACTATTTCTCCACCACTCTTTACATAATCTTTGCCTAAAGAATTATAAAAAACAACAACAACAATAGATACAAACACAAAAATAATAGCAATAAAAAAAACTAAAAGACCATTCTTAGCCATTATTCATCCCTCTTTAGCAAATTTTCAAATGGCTTATAAGATTCCTCATCATTGCCCTTAAATAAATAAGAAGAAATCTCTTCTCTTGATCTTTGATTTTCATACTCCCGATAAGAAAGCAACACCGATTTGTCTTTAGAATCAATACTTGTTATTACCACTTTAAGCTTATCTCCAATGTTTAATTTTTCAAAAGTTTCTAAACTAGATTCTTTTGTATCTCCTAGTTGAATTTTACTAATAAATCCCATTATTTTATTATAAACTCTTACTTGAAAGCCTTTTGACTTTTTCTCTACAATCTCAACCTCAATAGCATCACCTTTTTTATAGCTTTTAGAAAAATCTTCCCAAGGGCTCTCTTCTAACTGCTTGATTCCTAATCTAACATTTCTCTTACGTCTGTCAACCTCAAGTACTTTCCCATTCACTAAATCGCCTATCTTGAAATATTCTTCAGGATCAATCTCTTCAAGCCAAGAAATATCAAACTTACTCACATAAGCATCTATACCTTCTTCAATATTTACAAAAGCACCCGTTTTTGTAATATTAGTAACAACACCTTGAATAACCTTTCCAATAGGATATTTCTCAGTTAATCTCTCCCAAGGATTCTCATTGATCTGTTTAATACCCAGTGATATTCTTTGATTTTCTTTGTCTATCTCTAAAATCTTAACTTCTACTATCTGACCAAGCTTTATTAATTCTTGAGGACTCTTTATTACTCTTATCCAAGAAAAATTACTTATATGCAAAAACCCCGACAATTCGCTGTCAAGCTCAATAACAGCTCCAAAGGGTAAAATTTTTACAACTTTCCCTTTTACAATGCTATCAATTTTATATTTAACATCTACAGAATCCCAAGGATTTGCCTTTAAGGCCTTAAGAGACAATTCCATTTTGCCTGTTTGTGGATTTATTTTAATAATTTTCAACTTTAACTTATCGCCAACTCTAACAAAATCTTCAATATTTTCAACTTGATTAAAGGCAATATTTCTTTTATGTAAAATTCCTGTAACAAAATTTTTAATTTTTACAATTGCACCATATTCTGTAATACGATCAACCACGCCATCAACCACATCTTCTTCATTGT harbors:
- a CDS encoding tetratricopeptide repeat protein, with the protein product MAKNGLLVFFIAIIFVFVSIVVVVFYNSLGKDYVKSGGEIVENLEKDLHDYLKENDAKEREKISLKIKELISKEKEISSYFISRFYLARAIYLQSQAQYDEAIKDLDIVIKAKGIESEIAFINKAAVYEKMGLKEDALLVYEDLINSTSLGFLKVRALLSKAVLIEEKDKDLALKVYEEIVKFPYENNLYINIANNKILELKQN
- a CDS encoding 30S ribosomal protein S1, producing MENQKDLQENYLKVLERVELGSRVSGTIVNIMKDYVLVDIGYKSEGFIKIEEFENIPKIGDKLEAIVVRIGGELGLILSVEKLESLNFQDKVNEYIQNKKIIKGKVLAELSNGYKIQINENVSGFMPFYLSSKSKDEKLKRGLIVEFYILEASESDGLRLILDRRTLERERELVKRIELVSSYNEEDVVDGVVDRITEYGAIVKIKNFVTGILHKRNIAFNQVENIEDFVRVGDKLKLKIIKINPQTGKMELSLKALKANPWDSVDVKYKIDSIVKGKVVKILPFGAVIELDSELSGFLHISNFSWIRVIKSPQELIKLGQIVEVKILEIDKENQRISLGIKQINENPWERLTEKYPIGKVIQGVVTNITKTGAFVNIEEGIDAYVSKFDISWLEEIDPEEYFKIGDLVNGKVLEVDRRKRNVRLGIKQLEESPWEDFSKSYKKGDAIEVEIVEKKSKGFQVRVYNKIMGFISKIQLGDTKESSLETFEKLNIGDKLKVVITSIDSKDKSVLLSYREYENQRSREEISSYLFKGNDEESYKPFENLLKRDE